The proteins below come from a single Burkholderia humptydooensis genomic window:
- the eutC gene encoding ethanolamine ammonia-lyase subunit EutC has protein sequence MSDAVEKNPWGQLKSFTNARIALGRAGNSLPTAPLLAFNLSHAQARDAVHQPLDADALRRDIEAAGLPTLGVQSAAPDRQHYLRRPDLGRKLSDDSRALLAGCGAALGEAPDVVFVVADGLSAFAAAKQALPLLSAVRPKLEGWRIGPVVVARQARVALGDEIGELLGARLVAMLIGERPGLSSPDSLGVYLTYAPKVGCHDAQRNCVSNVRPEGLPYDAAAHKLHYLLTHARRLGLTGVGLKDDSDALLPAARTEAERLAAE, from the coding sequence ATGAGCGACGCGGTCGAAAAGAACCCGTGGGGGCAACTGAAGTCGTTCACGAACGCGCGGATCGCGCTCGGCCGCGCGGGCAACAGCTTGCCGACCGCGCCGCTGCTCGCGTTCAACCTGTCGCATGCGCAGGCGCGCGATGCCGTCCATCAGCCGCTCGACGCCGATGCGCTGCGCCGCGACATCGAAGCGGCCGGGCTGCCGACGCTCGGCGTGCAGAGCGCCGCGCCGGACCGGCAGCATTACCTGCGGCGGCCGGACCTCGGCCGCAAACTGTCCGACGACAGCCGCGCGCTGCTCGCCGGGTGCGGCGCGGCGCTCGGCGAAGCGCCGGACGTCGTGTTCGTCGTCGCCGACGGGCTGTCGGCGTTCGCGGCCGCGAAGCAGGCGCTGCCGCTCCTGAGCGCGGTGCGGCCGAAGCTCGAGGGCTGGCGGATCGGGCCCGTCGTCGTCGCGCGGCAGGCGCGCGTCGCGCTCGGCGACGAGATCGGCGAGCTGCTCGGCGCGCGCCTCGTCGCGATGCTGATCGGCGAGCGGCCGGGCTTGAGCTCGCCGGACAGCCTCGGCGTGTATCTGACGTATGCGCCGAAGGTCGGCTGCCACGACGCGCAGCGCAACTGCGTCTCGAACGTGCGGCCCGAAGGGCTGCCGTACGACGCGGCCGCGCACAAGCTGCACTATCTGCTGACGCATGCGCGGCGGCTCGGGCTCACGGGCGTCGGGCTCAAGGACGACAGCGATGCGCTGCTGCCCGCCGCGCGGACGGAAGCGGAGCGTCTGGCGGCGGAGTGA
- a CDS encoding bifunctional transcriptional activator/DNA repair enzyme AdaA, with protein MRIADPRLADVCYRALVERSPEYAGMFFVGVKTTSVFCISTCRARKPKRENVEFFTTFDDALAAGYRPCKICRPTRPASEPPAAVARALALVGAHPHERISDDALRAHGIGPESLRRWFARHYGMTFHAYQRMLRIDAARQTMRDGARATDAAFDAGYGSLSGFAHTFRKIFGDTPMQGAHANTIVTARFTTPLGPMFVGATDNGVCLLEFVDRRTLATEFADLERLLGARVLVGENRHTRQAQQEIAEYFAGARQRFDVVLDAPGTAFQRAAWRQLLTVPYARTASYQEQARKLGSPLAVRAVAAANGANRISIIVPCHRIIGKDGSLTGYGGGLERKRWLLEHERRHADVPLEAAESGRSGQFA; from the coding sequence ATGCGCATCGCCGACCCGCGGCTCGCCGACGTCTGTTACCGCGCGCTCGTCGAACGCTCGCCCGAGTATGCGGGCATGTTCTTCGTCGGCGTGAAGACGACGTCGGTGTTCTGCATCTCGACCTGCCGCGCGCGCAAGCCGAAGCGCGAGAACGTCGAGTTCTTCACGACGTTCGACGACGCGCTCGCGGCCGGCTATCGCCCGTGCAAGATCTGCCGGCCGACGCGCCCGGCGAGCGAGCCGCCCGCCGCCGTCGCGCGGGCGCTCGCGCTCGTCGGCGCGCATCCGCACGAGCGGATTTCCGACGACGCGCTGCGCGCGCACGGCATCGGCCCCGAAAGCCTGCGCCGCTGGTTCGCGCGGCACTACGGGATGACGTTCCACGCGTACCAGCGGATGCTCAGGATCGACGCCGCGCGGCAGACGATGCGCGACGGCGCGCGCGCGACCGACGCCGCATTCGACGCCGGCTACGGCTCGCTGAGCGGCTTCGCACACACGTTCAGGAAAATTTTCGGAGATACGCCGATGCAAGGCGCCCATGCGAACACGATCGTCACCGCCCGCTTCACGACGCCGCTCGGCCCGATGTTCGTCGGCGCGACGGACAACGGCGTCTGCCTGCTCGAATTCGTCGATCGGCGCACGCTCGCCACCGAATTCGCCGATCTCGAGCGCCTGCTCGGCGCGCGCGTGCTCGTCGGCGAGAACCGGCACACGCGGCAGGCGCAACAGGAGATCGCCGAGTATTTCGCGGGCGCGCGGCAGCGCTTCGACGTCGTGCTCGACGCGCCCGGCACCGCGTTCCAGCGCGCCGCATGGCGGCAGTTGCTGACCGTGCCCTATGCGCGCACCGCGTCGTATCAGGAGCAGGCGCGCAAGCTCGGCAGCCCGCTCGCGGTGCGTGCAGTCGCCGCGGCGAACGGCGCGAACCGCATCTCGATCATCGTGCCGTGCCACCGGATCATCGGCAAGGACGGGTCGCTGACCGGCTATGGCGGCGGCCTCGAGCGCAAGCGGTGGCTGCTGGAACACGAGCGCCGGCATGCGGACGTGCCCCTCGAGGCGGCTGAATCGGGCCGGTCGGGCCAATTCGCGTGA
- a CDS encoding LysR family transcriptional regulator, whose amino-acid sequence MDNLNGIVAFVRTAETLSFVAAGRKLGVSASAVGKTIAKLERTLGVRLFHRTTRKVTLTDEGRHFHERCHRALEELRDAQASVSQSAQTPRGRLRVSLPVIGYRFLLPVLPEFKRRYPDVELDLDFNDRLVDVVEGGFDAVIRSGALSDSSLMSRRLGPFSFLLCASPAYLAQAGAPRTLRELDAHACVRYRFPTTGKLQPWGLLPDGSEPPNLHTAMTCNNMEALRAAVMSGFGIGYMPDFLARDALADGALATVLDAYRIGPGQFSILWPSNRQLSPKVRVFVDFVCERLFRDA is encoded by the coding sequence ATGGACAACCTGAACGGCATCGTCGCGTTCGTCCGCACGGCGGAGACGCTCAGCTTCGTCGCGGCGGGACGCAAGCTCGGCGTGTCGGCGTCGGCGGTCGGCAAGACGATCGCGAAGCTCGAGCGCACGCTCGGCGTGCGGCTCTTCCACCGGACGACGCGCAAGGTCACGCTGACCGATGAAGGACGCCATTTCCACGAACGCTGCCACCGCGCGCTCGAAGAGCTGCGCGACGCGCAAGCGAGCGTGTCGCAGAGCGCGCAGACGCCGCGCGGCCGGCTGCGCGTGAGCCTGCCCGTGATCGGCTACCGGTTCCTGCTGCCTGTCCTGCCGGAATTCAAGCGCCGCTATCCGGACGTCGAGCTGGATCTCGATTTCAACGACCGGCTGGTCGACGTCGTCGAAGGCGGCTTCGACGCGGTGATCCGCAGCGGCGCGCTCAGCGATTCGAGCCTGATGTCACGCCGTCTCGGACCGTTCAGCTTTCTGCTGTGCGCGTCGCCCGCGTATCTCGCGCAGGCGGGCGCGCCGCGCACGCTGCGCGAGCTCGACGCGCACGCATGCGTGCGCTACCGCTTCCCGACGACGGGCAAGCTGCAGCCGTGGGGGCTGCTGCCCGACGGCAGCGAACCGCCGAACCTGCACACCGCGATGACGTGCAACAACATGGAGGCGCTGCGCGCGGCGGTGATGTCGGGGTTCGGCATCGGCTACATGCCGGATTTCCTCGCGCGCGACGCGCTCGCCGACGGCGCGCTCGCGACCGTGCTCGACGCATACCGGATCGGCCCCGGGCAGTTCTCGATCCTGTGGCCGTCGAACCGGCAGTTGTCGCCGAAGGTGAGGGTGTTCGTCGATTTCGTTTGCGAGCGGCTGTTTCGCGACGCGTGA
- a CDS encoding MFS transporter — translation MDRSFSAARLAILAAVCLAALALPLSFSGGAVATPAIGRDLGGGPVAMNWITNAFMLTFGSLLMAAGALADQFGRKRVFAAGVGGFTACSLALGFAPSIVAVDLLRAAQGVAAAAALAGGTAALAQEFDGDARTRAFSVLGTTFGLGLAFGPVLAGVLIERFGWRAIFATGAVAGALSLAFGVPRMRESRDPNAQRLDWAGTLAFTAMLSCFTFGVIQAQASGWASPLVAALLAGAALCAIAFAAIEARVARPMLDLSLFRYPRFVGVQVLPVATCCCYVVLLVVLPLRFIGIDGFSEIDAGWLMLALSAPMLVVPMLAAALTRWMSAGVISGIGLVIAATGLGWLGRALHAGAGAAAIAPMLAIGLGAGMPWGLMDGLSVSVVPKERAGMATGIFSTTRVAGEGIALAIVNAMLATFAQSHVRDAAAPLAAPAAVHEAAARLATGDLAHAAALLPGVARDALRQSYAAAFGSLLEGLTAVTLLCALAAFAFLSRTRAHGEPASGPARSRDRRALTLDRECG, via the coding sequence ATGGACCGATCTTTTTCCGCTGCGCGGCTCGCGATACTCGCGGCCGTCTGCCTTGCCGCGCTCGCGCTGCCGCTCAGCTTTTCGGGCGGCGCGGTCGCGACGCCCGCGATCGGCCGCGATCTCGGCGGCGGCCCGGTCGCGATGAACTGGATCACGAACGCGTTCATGCTGACGTTCGGCAGCCTGCTGATGGCGGCGGGCGCGCTCGCCGACCAGTTCGGCCGCAAGCGCGTGTTCGCGGCGGGCGTCGGCGGCTTCACCGCGTGCTCGCTCGCGCTCGGCTTCGCGCCGTCGATCGTCGCCGTCGATCTGCTGCGCGCCGCGCAAGGCGTTGCGGCCGCCGCGGCGCTGGCGGGCGGCACGGCCGCGCTCGCCCAGGAGTTCGACGGCGACGCGCGCACCCGCGCGTTCAGCGTGCTCGGCACGACGTTCGGGCTCGGGCTCGCGTTCGGTCCGGTGCTCGCGGGCGTGCTGATCGAGCGCTTCGGCTGGCGCGCGATCTTCGCGACGGGCGCCGTGGCCGGCGCGCTGTCGCTCGCGTTCGGCGTGCCGCGGATGCGCGAGTCGCGCGATCCGAATGCGCAGCGTCTCGACTGGGCGGGCACGCTCGCGTTCACCGCGATGCTGTCGTGCTTCACGTTCGGCGTGATCCAGGCGCAGGCAAGCGGCTGGGCGAGCCCGCTCGTCGCGGCGCTGCTCGCGGGCGCGGCGCTCTGCGCGATCGCGTTCGCGGCGATCGAGGCGCGCGTCGCGCGGCCGATGCTCGACCTGTCGCTGTTTCGCTACCCGCGCTTCGTCGGCGTGCAGGTGCTGCCGGTTGCGACCTGCTGCTGCTACGTCGTGCTGCTCGTCGTGCTGCCGCTGCGCTTCATCGGCATCGACGGCTTCAGCGAAATCGACGCCGGCTGGCTGATGCTCGCGCTGTCCGCGCCGATGCTCGTCGTGCCGATGCTCGCGGCGGCGCTCACGCGCTGGATGTCTGCGGGCGTGATCTCGGGCATCGGGCTCGTGATCGCGGCCACGGGCCTCGGGTGGCTCGGCCGCGCGCTGCACGCCGGCGCGGGCGCGGCGGCGATCGCGCCGATGCTCGCGATCGGGCTCGGCGCGGGGATGCCGTGGGGGCTGATGGACGGTTTGTCGGTGAGCGTCGTGCCGAAGGAGCGCGCCGGAATGGCGACGGGCATTTTCAGCACGACGCGTGTCGCGGGCGAGGGGATCGCGCTCGCGATCGTCAATGCGATGCTCGCGACGTTCGCGCAATCGCACGTGCGCGACGCGGCGGCGCCGCTCGCCGCGCCCGCCGCCGTGCACGAGGCCGCCGCGCGGCTCGCGACGGGCGACCTCGCGCATGCGGCCGCGCTGCTGCCGGGCGTCGCGCGCGATGCGCTGCGGCAAAGCTATGCGGCCGCGTTCGGCAGCCTGCTCGAAGGGCTGACGGCCGTCACGCTGCTGTGCGCGCTCGCCGCGTTCGCGTTCCTGAGCCGGACCCGCGCGCACGGCGAGCCGGCGTCCGGGCCGGCGCGCTCGCGCGATCGTCGTGCGCTGACGCTCGATCGCGAGTGCGGTTGA
- the adh gene encoding aldehyde dehydrogenase: protein MNHADMQHLNIEFPYRKQYGNFIGGEWVAPVGGEYFDNVSPVTGRPFTAIPRSRAADVELALDAAHAAKAGWAATGAAERANVLLKIADRMEANLTRLAVAETIDNGKPLRETTAADVPLAIDHFRYFAGCIRAQEGSIADIGDDMVAYHFHEPLGVVGQIIPWNFPLLMAAWKLAPALAAGNCVVLKPAEQTPASILVFAELIQDLLPPGVLNIVNGFGLEAGKPLASSKRIAKIAFTGETSTGRLIMQYASENLIPVTLELGGKSPNIFFADVMDRDDSYFDKALEGFAMFALNQGEVCTCPSRALVEESIYDRFIERALKRVEAIKQGHPLDAQTMIGAQASAEQLEKILSYIDIGRGEGAQCLTGGERNVLGGELAEGYYVKPTVFRGHNKMRIFQEEIFGPVLAVTTFKTEEEALEIANDTLYGLGAGVWTRDGNRAYRVGRGIQAGRVWTNCYHAYPAHAAFGGYKQSGIGRETHKMMLDHYQQTKNLLVSYGEKPLGFF from the coding sequence ATGAATCACGCGGACATGCAACATCTGAACATCGAATTCCCGTACCGCAAGCAGTACGGGAATTTCATCGGCGGCGAATGGGTCGCCCCGGTCGGCGGCGAGTATTTCGACAACGTCTCGCCCGTCACCGGCCGGCCGTTCACCGCGATCCCTCGCTCGCGCGCAGCCGACGTCGAGCTCGCGCTCGACGCCGCGCACGCGGCGAAGGCGGGCTGGGCCGCGACGGGCGCGGCCGAGCGCGCGAACGTGCTGCTGAAGATCGCCGACCGGATGGAGGCGAACCTCACGCGCCTTGCTGTCGCCGAGACGATCGACAACGGCAAGCCGCTGCGCGAGACCACCGCGGCCGACGTGCCGCTCGCGATCGACCACTTCCGCTACTTCGCGGGCTGCATCCGCGCGCAGGAAGGCTCGATCGCCGACATCGGCGACGACATGGTCGCCTATCACTTCCACGAGCCGCTCGGCGTCGTCGGCCAGATCATCCCGTGGAACTTCCCGTTGCTGATGGCCGCGTGGAAGCTCGCGCCCGCGCTCGCGGCCGGCAACTGCGTCGTGCTCAAACCCGCCGAGCAGACGCCCGCGTCGATCCTCGTGTTCGCCGAGCTGATCCAGGATCTGCTGCCGCCCGGCGTGCTCAACATCGTCAACGGCTTCGGGCTCGAGGCGGGCAAGCCGCTCGCGTCGAGCAAGCGGATCGCGAAGATCGCGTTCACGGGCGAGACGTCGACGGGCCGCCTCATCATGCAGTACGCGAGCGAGAACCTGATCCCCGTCACGCTCGAGCTCGGCGGCAAGAGCCCGAACATCTTCTTCGCCGACGTGATGGACCGCGACGACAGCTACTTCGACAAGGCGCTCGAAGGCTTCGCGATGTTCGCGCTGAACCAGGGCGAGGTCTGCACGTGCCCATCGCGCGCGCTCGTCGAGGAGAGCATCTACGATCGCTTCATCGAGCGTGCGTTGAAGCGCGTCGAGGCGATCAAGCAGGGCCATCCGCTCGACGCGCAGACGATGATCGGCGCGCAGGCGTCGGCCGAGCAGCTCGAGAAGATCCTGTCGTACATCGACATCGGCCGCGGCGAAGGCGCGCAGTGCCTGACGGGCGGCGAGCGCAACGTGCTCGGCGGCGAGCTCGCCGAAGGCTATTACGTGAAGCCGACCGTGTTCCGCGGCCACAACAAGATGCGCATCTTCCAGGAAGAGATCTTCGGGCCGGTGCTCGCGGTGACGACGTTCAAGACCGAGGAGGAAGCGCTCGAGATCGCGAACGACACGCTGTACGGCCTCGGCGCGGGCGTCTGGACGCGCGACGGCAACCGCGCATACCGCGTCGGCCGCGGCATCCAGGCGGGCCGCGTGTGGACGAACTGCTATCACGCGTATCCGGCGCACGCGGCGTTCGGCGGCTACAAGCAGTCGGGCATCGGCCGCGAGACGCACAAGATGATGCTCGACCACTACCAGCAGACGAAAAACCTGCTCGTCAGCTACGGCGAGAAGCCGCTCGGGTTCTTCTGA
- a CDS encoding helix-turn-helix domain-containing protein — protein sequence MDYGHAGAETTAEDTGRSADGDGGAAGRAVVSVAHDADEQARNLIGWRQTYDQLAAGRFVGTLTELPLDTMKVFRETTSHTLRQACEVRGDAYWFGIPVARDGAARIDARPIAADALAFRPGNVEFELLTPAQFSIYGVVVRGAVLRRYAEEVERCGLDERLPLVPVVRVGEARLTRLCALLAHRLDDADAMSAALAPLSDCARNDLQAEVLAALFDLCASPAAAATVEHSSRRRKIVVAARDYVLAHRSRPVGVPELCEQLHVSRRTLQYCFQDVLGMAPATYLRALRLNGVRRDLRGRAADSVQDVAAAWGFWHLSQFATDYRRMFGARPSETLRDALAC from the coding sequence ATGGATTACGGGCACGCCGGCGCCGAGACGACGGCGGAGGACACGGGGCGCAGCGCGGACGGCGACGGCGGCGCGGCCGGGCGCGCGGTCGTCAGCGTCGCGCACGACGCCGACGAGCAGGCGCGCAACCTGATCGGCTGGCGCCAGACCTACGACCAGCTCGCGGCGGGCCGCTTCGTCGGCACGCTGACCGAGCTGCCGCTCGACACGATGAAGGTGTTCCGCGAGACGACGAGCCACACGCTGCGGCAGGCATGCGAGGTGCGCGGCGATGCGTACTGGTTCGGCATTCCGGTCGCGCGCGACGGCGCGGCGCGCATCGACGCGCGGCCGATCGCCGCCGACGCGCTCGCGTTCCGGCCCGGCAACGTCGAATTCGAGCTGCTGACGCCCGCGCAATTCTCGATCTACGGCGTCGTCGTGCGCGGCGCGGTGCTGCGCCGCTATGCGGAGGAGGTCGAGCGCTGCGGGCTCGACGAGCGATTGCCGCTCGTGCCCGTCGTGCGCGTCGGCGAGGCGCGGCTCACGCGGCTGTGCGCGCTGCTAGCGCATCGTCTCGACGACGCGGACGCGATGAGCGCGGCGCTCGCGCCGCTGTCCGACTGCGCGCGCAACGATCTGCAGGCGGAGGTGCTCGCGGCGCTGTTCGATCTGTGCGCGTCGCCCGCCGCCGCCGCGACGGTCGAGCATTCGTCGCGGCGCCGCAAGATCGTCGTGGCCGCGCGCGACTACGTGCTCGCGCACCGCTCGCGGCCCGTCGGCGTGCCGGAGCTGTGCGAGCAACTGCACGTGAGCCGGCGCACGCTGCAATACTGTTTTCAGGACGTGCTCGGGATGGCGCCCGCGACCTATCTGCGCGCGCTGCGGCTGAACGGCGTGCGGCGCGACCTGCGCGGGCGCGCGGCGGATTCGGTGCAGGACGTGGCGGCCGCGTGGGGGTTCTGGCACCTGAGCCAGTTCGCGACCGACTATCGGCGGATGTTCGGCGCGCGGCCGTCGGAGACGCTGCGCGACGCGCTCGCCTGCTGA
- a CDS encoding glycosyltransferase family 9 protein codes for MTTTFDETVLSPADALAYPGTLLAPDGRLVAPYDLECAGADARGYVGAAARARLLHAASRPFTLDYATLSTVHVINGMGVALGDSVIGLTALAAIEARHPHVRFVLYRPARAPAYVDALYRLAADTIAPIRALPWPAAGLPARDTRIDLGNHLYWPAFAALPMIDFFLASLGVPPESIAADAKCNRWLARLTLPALPPEWRGRPYALFCPQASTPLRSIPAARRAALVERLARTYRLPVLGFGPIDHPDYVDVSGHSADTAHFVSWVGQASVALCADTSAVHIAAGFDVPTLACFSSIAPELRVRDYPFCTAIELDVPEMLRNRHKSEAADDIAQVDAAYRRIDWDTIAWPQPRG; via the coding sequence ATGACGACGACATTCGATGAAACCGTGCTGTCGCCCGCCGACGCGCTCGCGTACCCCGGCACGCTGCTCGCGCCGGACGGACGGCTCGTCGCGCCCTACGATCTCGAATGCGCGGGCGCCGACGCGCGCGGCTACGTCGGCGCGGCGGCCCGCGCCAGGCTGTTGCATGCGGCAAGCCGCCCGTTCACGCTCGATTACGCGACGTTGTCGACGGTTCACGTGATCAACGGCATGGGCGTCGCGCTCGGCGATTCGGTGATCGGGCTGACCGCGCTCGCGGCGATCGAGGCGCGCCATCCGCACGTGCGCTTCGTGCTGTACCGGCCCGCGCGCGCGCCCGCGTATGTCGACGCGCTTTACCGGCTCGCGGCCGACACGATCGCGCCGATCCGCGCGCTGCCGTGGCCCGCCGCCGGCCTGCCGGCGCGCGACACGCGCATCGACCTCGGCAATCACCTGTACTGGCCCGCATTCGCGGCGCTGCCGATGATCGACTTCTTCCTCGCGTCGCTCGGCGTGCCGCCCGAGTCGATCGCGGCCGACGCGAAATGCAACCGCTGGCTCGCGCGATTGACGCTGCCCGCGCTGCCGCCCGAATGGCGCGGCCGGCCGTACGCGCTGTTCTGCCCGCAGGCGAGCACGCCGCTGCGCAGCATCCCGGCGGCGCGGCGCGCGGCGCTCGTCGAGCGGCTCGCGCGGACCTATCGGCTGCCCGTGCTCGGCTTCGGGCCGATCGATCATCCGGACTATGTCGACGTGAGCGGCCACTCCGCCGATACCGCGCATTTCGTCAGTTGGGTCGGGCAGGCGAGCGTCGCGCTCTGCGCGGACACGTCGGCCGTGCACATCGCGGCCGGGTTCGACGTGCCGACGCTCGCGTGCTTTTCGAGCATCGCGCCCGAGCTGCGGGTGCGCGACTATCCGTTTTGCACGGCAATCGAGCTCGATGTGCCCGAGATGCTGCGCAATCGCCACAAAAGCGAGGCAGCGGACGATATCGCGCAAGTCGACGCCGCGTATCGGCGAATCGACTGGGACACGATCGCGTGGCCGCAGCCGCGGGGGTGA
- a CDS encoding thiamine pyrophosphate-binding protein, whose protein sequence is MSISPDREQRAATGARLLVDAMLANHVERVFCVPGESFLAVLDSLADETERIQTVVCRHEAAAANMAEALGKLTGRPGVAFVTRGPGATHASIGVHTAFQDSTPMILFIGQCAREHLDREAFQEIDYRRMFGQLAKWVAQIDDPRRVPEYLSHAFHVAMSGRPGPVVLALPEDVLSEPCAAQPIAPAAKRIAAAPSAAQMSELRERLARARRPLVIAGGSGWTPDACADLRTFVERWQLPVACAFRYQDTFDNEHPQYAGDVGLGVNPELARRIREADLLFALGPRLGEATTGGYTLIDIPKPKQVLVHVHQGADELGRVYAADLPIASGMPEIAAQLAALEPPASPAWAGSAADAHRAYLDWRAPRPMPGDVQLGDLMRQLRERLPHDAIVTNGAGNYAAWLHRHFAYRHFRSQLAPTSGAMGYGVPAALAAKSLYPQRTVVALAGDGCFMMAGNELATAIQYGLAIIVLVVNNGHFGTIRMHQERNYPGRVHGTGLTNPDFAAYARAFGAHGETVERTADFLPALDRALASGLPALIEIRVPQDACTPAATLEQVREQGLRARRA, encoded by the coding sequence ATGTCGATTTCCCCGGACCGAGAGCAGCGCGCCGCCACCGGCGCACGCCTGCTCGTCGACGCCATGCTCGCGAATCACGTCGAGCGCGTGTTCTGTGTTCCCGGCGAGAGCTTTCTCGCCGTCCTCGATTCCCTCGCCGACGAGACCGAACGCATCCAGACCGTCGTCTGCCGGCACGAAGCCGCCGCCGCGAACATGGCTGAGGCGCTCGGCAAGCTGACCGGCCGGCCCGGCGTCGCGTTCGTCACGCGCGGCCCCGGCGCGACGCACGCGTCGATCGGCGTGCATACCGCGTTCCAGGATTCGACGCCGATGATCCTCTTCATCGGCCAGTGCGCGCGCGAGCATCTCGATCGCGAGGCATTCCAGGAAATCGACTATCGGCGGATGTTCGGCCAGCTCGCGAAGTGGGTCGCGCAGATCGACGATCCGCGCCGCGTCCCCGAATACCTGAGCCATGCGTTTCACGTCGCGATGTCGGGCCGGCCCGGCCCCGTCGTGCTCGCGCTGCCCGAGGACGTGCTGTCCGAGCCGTGCGCGGCGCAACCCATCGCGCCCGCGGCGAAGCGCATCGCCGCCGCGCCGTCCGCCGCGCAGATGAGCGAGCTGCGCGAGCGGCTCGCGCGCGCTCGGCGGCCGCTCGTGATCGCGGGCGGCAGCGGCTGGACGCCCGACGCGTGCGCGGATCTGCGCACCTTCGTCGAGCGCTGGCAATTGCCGGTCGCCTGCGCGTTCCGCTATCAGGACACGTTCGACAACGAGCATCCGCAGTACGCGGGCGACGTCGGCCTCGGCGTGAACCCCGAGCTCGCGCGCCGCATCCGCGAAGCAGATCTGCTGTTCGCGCTCGGCCCGCGCCTCGGCGAAGCGACGACGGGCGGCTACACGCTGATCGACATTCCGAAGCCGAAGCAGGTGCTCGTTCATGTGCATCAGGGCGCGGACGAGCTGGGGCGCGTCTATGCGGCCGATCTGCCGATCGCCTCCGGCATGCCCGAGATCGCCGCGCAGCTCGCCGCGCTCGAGCCGCCGGCGTCGCCCGCGTGGGCGGGCAGCGCCGCCGACGCGCATCGCGCGTACCTCGACTGGCGCGCGCCGCGGCCGATGCCGGGCGACGTGCAGCTCGGCGACCTGATGCGGCAATTGCGCGAACGGCTGCCGCACGACGCGATCGTCACGAACGGCGCCGGCAACTACGCGGCATGGCTGCATCGCCACTTCGCATACCGGCACTTCCGCTCGCAGCTCGCGCCGACGAGCGGCGCGATGGGCTACGGCGTGCCGGCCGCGCTCGCCGCGAAATCGCTGTATCCGCAGCGCACGGTCGTCGCGCTCGCGGGCGACGGCTGCTTCATGATGGCGGGCAACGAACTCGCGACCGCGATCCAGTACGGGCTCGCGATCATCGTGCTCGTCGTGAACAACGGCCATTTCGGCACGATCCGCATGCATCAGGAGCGCAACTATCCGGGGCGGGTGCACGGCACCGGGCTCACGAACCCGGATTTCGCCGCGTATGCGCGCGCGTTCGGCGCGCACGGCGAGACCGTCGAGCGCACCGCCGATTTCCTGCCCGCGCTCGACCGCGCGCTCGCGAGCGGCCTGCCCGCGCTAATCGAGATCCGCGTGCCGCAGGACGCGTGCACGCCCGCTGCGACGCTCGAGCAGGTGCGCGAGCAAGGGCTGCGCGCGCGGCGCGCCTGA